CCGGTTCCAAGGAAAATCCAACAGGGAAGAGGAAGTATGTACGAAGGAAAGGAATTGAAAAGCCCTCTACGACTCCTCCAGCAGAAGTAATTGGAGAATTTACTGATCTGAAAACACCCAAACGTGCTAGAAAGTCATGCAGGAGGGCTTTAAATTTTGATGTAGAAGGACAAGTGCAAGATGAAAGCTCTACATGCAAATCTTATATTGATTTAGATCCAGATTTACCAACCCAAGATTTTTGCAGTAATGAGGATGAATCGATATCAACAGTACAGCTCAGCAAAGGGGCTGTAAAACACACAGAAGCTGGCATTGCCTATGACCTCGCCCGCTCCATGAATCAGATGCTGAAAGATTACATATCATTGCCTGAAAGGCAAGCCCCAAGCACAACGCATCCTACAAAGACTGATTCCTCACAGGCAGAACTGAATGCTGATTCCCATAAGGATAACAATACAGAAGGGGAAGGTCAACTGATTGCTCATGATGGAAAGGAAAACACTGCAAAAGTCATCCTAAAAACTGACAATCAAATATCACCAAAAAGTCCAAATGATTCCAACTGCAGCACCAGTGCAATTTTTTCAAAAGGAGAACAAGCAAGGCAATCGAAGAGAAGGCATTCTCATGCTGCTGAACAAGCTGATGCCAGCACAACAAACCTAGCCGGGGCTCAGTTTAATATTTTAGACGCATACAATATGATGAATTGGATGCATTTTCCAAATATTCACAAGAAAAAGAGAACTGAAAAGGGACAGAATTCTACCACCTCTAGTTCATCATCTTGTGTTACTGCCACTAAAAATGTTGTGAGAATAGCGAAATGTCCCCTACAAGATGCTGAAGAAAATCCTTGTTCATCAAAAGCCAGCCAGTGGGTTTCTGGTCCCCAGTTTGATGCTGGTACAGTTTCCCTGACAGATGGAGGAAAAGATCTTCAGAATAGTCATCCAAGTTTTGAATGTATTCTAGCTTTAATTCAGACAGAGAGGTCAACAAGAAAGAGATCTAGAGGCCCTACTCGCGCTCGTAACTTGACTTCCCTGACCAATTTTCCAGAGTGCATAACTCACCCCACCAAACAACCTCTAGTGGAAGGTGATGGGCAAACAATTGAGATTCCACAAAATCCTCATACATGCATAGAGGCCCTGGTTGCAGAGATGAGCACAACATTGGCAAGAAAGAAGCGAACCAAGAAAAGAAACTCTGTTGTCGGTTCAGCTTCACACCAGAAATTAGTCTTGTATAATCACAACCTACCCTCTTTCAATTTATCAGGTACTTTTAACTATAACCTCATTTCACTTTTGGCTAGTCAAAAACTTTTAAGTTCTTGAAAACCCACAAAATCTGCCAAGGAGTTATTTCTAATTTCCATAAGCCACTTAATGCAGGTGCTTCTCATGAAGTAACATGGAAGCAGATGTTTTCTATTGATGCAATAGTCGAGCAATTTAAGCATCTAAACATCAATAGGGAAAGTAGTGATTTTTCACTACTACAGCATAATGCAGTTGTCCCCTACAGCATGCAAAATCAAGAGCACAATGCACTCGTCCTTTATAAAAGAGATGGTACAGTTGTACCCTTTGAAGGTTGGTTTGATCCTATCAAGAAACGACGTCCACGGCCTAAAGTTGACCTTGATGAAGAGACTAATAGAGTGTGGAAACTTTTGTTGGAGAATATAAACAGTCAAGGTATTGATGGAACTGATGAAGAGAAGGCAAAATGGTGGGAAGAAGAACGAAGAGTATTCCGTGGACGTGCAGATTCTTTTATTGCACGCATGCATCTTGTACAAGGTACCAATACTCGATCTTGTTCTAAAGCTCTTTCTAAGGGgttatttaatatatttctatttaAGAATGTGCACAGTACATTGTTATTCAAGTAAAAGACTATTAATTTCTGATATTTATTCATATTATGACAGAGTGAGTTGGGCAACATGACAAGTGCCATTTTTTTAACAGCCCATTCTTCGAAGAGATGTTTTAGTGCCAACCAGATACCAAATTCTACCATAAATTGACTTGTAATATCCCTAAATGGACACTTCTTTACCTTTGAATTACCGCTAAGCAAATAACCATAATTGAGTCTTCCCAAAAGCAGTGTTAAAGATCCCCTAAGAGGTAAAAGTTTAATAGCAAAAGAAGTAGAGGAACATGTTTAATTTGTGGATAAATGAAGTTAAAAATGTGATAAGATATAGTCAGCCAAAATAATATAGTAACTGTCAACaagggaagaaaaagacaatgaaatTCGAAGCATAGGATAGACAGCAACCAAACACCAAACCTAGATCTTAAGCAATTTAACCTAGTGTATAAGAGTCTCAAGGAAAAGGAAATGTGCCTCCATTTAAATCAATACAATTAAAAGGATATAAACAATACCTACATGCACTATATCCTTGGAAAATTGCACCACTAGTTCAGAAGCTACTAAAACAAGTAAACGGGGGCAGATGCTTAACTTCCTCCATAATCCAACACAGCCTACTCAACTATGATTGCCAAGGAAACTTTGATGACGGTGATATAATAGAAAGCCTTCCCCTATTTTTTACCCATTGATATAATTCTAATTACAGCAGAATGCTATTTCCACAGGAGATAGACGCTTCTCACAATGGAAAGGATCAGTCTTGGACTCAGTTGTTGGAGTTTTTCTCACTCAGAATGTCTCTGACCATCTTTCTAGGTGAACTTTAGTTTCCAATATATACAAGGAAGTTGATGTTAATTAGCAAAAGTGCAAATGAAAgatcctttattttatttcttcaatCTGTTGCAGTTCTGCATTTATGTCACTTGCTGCACACTTCCCCCTCAAGTCAACCAGCAACCAAAAAGCATGCTATGAAGAAGGGTTGAGCTTTGTAGTCGATGAACCAGAACTGTACATACTGGATCCAGAAGACAGCATACAATGGAAACCAGTTTGTGACCAGAGTTCCATGACACTACATGACCCTGAacataatgaagaaaaagaggTAGTTAACAGCAACGAATCCCCTGGAGGCAGTACAGTGGCAGAAACAGCATGTTATACAGGAGGAGGTAGGCTAGCAAAAACCTATTCAGTTTCATCTCAAGATTCAGCCTTTTCATCTCAAAACTCTCCACCTGTTCTAACTGCTGAAAACATAGGATCAGGCCTAGAGAGGAACTCAGAAGCAGACTATCTATTAAATGGGTCTAAGCCCAACAGCTCAGATGGCTTGGCTTCTATTGTGGAGCTTCAACAGATGGCTGGATCTACACTGCTAGATGAATTTTACAGTCATGTAAGTGGCAATGCACCTTCTGATGAGAACCCAATGGATGCATGCAATGAATCCAAAGGTATGAATCATGACAACCAAAGACAAGATATAGACAAGATAAATGATCCTCAAAGCTCCCTAGGAGCATCCATGAGCCTTTCCAGTAATTATCATTTGCATCTGACCTCCACTTCAAGAGTGCCAGAAGTTGAGTGCTCTGAGATGTTCAAAGAAGAAACCCAATCTTCTGAGATTTCCCAGAACAAAGATGAAAATAGTGTGAGTGAACAAAGTGCAATAACAGTTGAATCTTCAAGTCAAGATACTGTTCAAAATAAGCCTACAATGAATGTTCCAAAAGCTCCTAGATCTTCAAGCAAATCAGGCAACAGCGTTCAAGTATATGAAAATGTGATCATTCCATCTCAAAGCCAGGTACTTGGGGACCCTAAAACTGTTGAATCACTAGCTCAGGGGCAAAACATTGAAGTGCAACAAAGCTTGCCAAGTCTTTCTGGAGAAACCCAAGATGTTACAGCAATCAGTGAGATGAATGCTGCTACTATAAAAGCAAAGAGAAGAAGAGCTgcaaaggagaaaaaagaaaatgttaactGGGATAATCTTAGGAAACAGGTGGAAGCCAATGaaattaaaagagaaagaacagCAAACACAATGGACTCACTGGACTGGGAAGCTGTAAGATGTGCAGATGTTAATGAGATCGCCAGCACCATCAAAGAACGGGGGATGAACAACATGCTTGCAGAGCGTATCAaggtataaatataatttatgaaaTATAGTTCTCAACTGTCAATGTGCTCATTAGGGTAGAAGACTATACATACAAAAACGCTTTGACTGAGAAATTTGTGCAGGATTTCCTTAACCGACTGGTTAGAGAACATGGGAGTACTGATTTAGAATGGTTGAGAGATGTTCCACCTGACCAAGCAAAGTAAGCCCACAAAACTAATTCATTTCAATTCCTTACACGAGAAACTCTAATACTTCCAAACACTATTATCAGTATGTCACTTTCATGTTGGTGCAGTATACTATGTACTGAATGTGAATAATTTATTACCTCTTCAGCTtttatacaaaggaaaaaaaaatgaaaaacagacACAGCTATTTACATCTATAAATCAACTCTGAATCATATGTGCAGAGAATATCTGCTAAGCATAAGGGGATTGGGGTTGAAAAGTGTAGAGTGCGTACGGCTTTTGACACTCCACCATCTTGCTTTCCCAGTAAGTTCATAATGAAAGCATAATTTCCCAGAATAGATTTCCAACTCTGTATGgatctatacttttttttttttccttaacagGTGGACACAAATGTTGGACGAATAGCTGTAAGATTGGGATGGGTGCCCCTTCAGCCACTGCCTGAGTCACTTCAGTTGCATCTTCTAGAACTGTCAGTGTCATTCCTCCTAAATATTACTAATTaaacaaacagaaaagataatGTTATTGTGAACATATAGGTACCCAGTCTTGGAATCCATTCAAAAATATCTCTGGCCCCGATTATGCAAGCTCGACCAAAGAACATTGTAATGATTCCTTCCACTCTAATAATTTCAAATGCATGTCTTTCATATGTTTAGCAATAATAGTAAAGCAACTTCAATTCTTGATAAAGTTTCCGTTGACTGTCTGACTTATTACTATATCTGCCAACAGGTATGAACTTCATTACCAGATGATTACATTTGGAAAGGTCTGTTGAATTACATTTGTTCTCTTTGCTGACCTATCAAAAGCTAAGAATGAACTGGACAACATTCTTTGAAATTTATGCAGGTATTTTGTACAAAAAGCAAGCCAAATTGCAATGCTTGCCCAATGAGAGGAGAGTGTCGACACTTTGCTAGTGCATTTGCAAGGTTTGCATATAATTTGTTCCAAAATTTTGCATCTATATTGCAATATTATTTACACTTAATAGTTACAACAAAGAAGGAATCACTTTCATGCATCCACCACCATCTAGAACCCTCAACATATGTTCAATCTAATAAATTGATGAGATAACAATCAAAAATTAGATGGCCAAACAAACATTCAAGAGCAACAAACAGTTGTAGATACCAAATTTCAATATCTAAAGAGAACAAGTTCATAGATCATGTTTTTACAATAAACAGTGTCCCCCATCACATGAAAACCATCTAGTCAACTCTCTTTTCCAATTTTGTTAACATTGTATGTACTAGGGAAAACCAGAATTCCCCTTCTGCATACCTACCTAAACAACCCCATCACATGGTATGCACATATAGCTGGATTTGGTCAATTACATCACTAACCATGTTGGATGCAGTGCAAGGCTTGCCCTGCCTGGGCCAGAGGAGAAAAGTATAGTGACTGCAACTGAAAACAGACCAGCTGAAAACCCTACTTCGAACATCGATCGACTGGCGCTGCCTCTCCCTCAGGAGTGCAGACAATTAGAAGCAAAAACTGGAGTTAGTAACTGTGAACCTATTATTGAAGAGCCAGCAACACCAGAGCCAGAATGCACTCAAGCAGAAAATGACATTGAGGACACTATAAATGAGGACCCTAATGAAATTCCTATAATCAAACTTAACATTGAGGAGTTCTCTCAGAACTTACAGAATTATATGCAAAATAACATGGAACTTCAAGAAGGTGACGTGTCAAAGGCCTTGGTCGCTTTAACTCCAGAAGCTGCATCAATTCCAACAACCAAGCTTAAAAATGTGTCTCGACTACGAACAGAGCACCAAGTGTAAGTTGACATCACACCTCCAACTAATCATGAGATATTTCAAACTTGTTCATGCAAGATTTTAATTCAATGACAGAATGGATGGTATATGGTTCAAGTGAGGAAATATAACATCTgacctttccaaaaaaaaaaaattacctatgttcacacatatatactaaTAACTCATGAACACCCCTAGTGAAGCATGtgctaaaaaatgacaaacaaattaGCTGTACAATACAAGTTTCTCTATCTTTTATTCTAGATGATACAGAGCAACTATTGTATTGGTCAATTACTCACAGAATATACTGAAAGGTTTTTCACCTGATGCAGCTATGAACTTCCAGATTCACACCCTCTTCTGAATGGGGTTAGTTATTCCAACACTGACTTAACAAGGAACATCACTTACCTTGTATATCCATATTCATTCTCAGATTAATTGCTTTTGCTACAATTACAGCTAGATAAACGAGAACCTGATGATCCCTGCTCATACCTTCTTGCTATATGGACACCAGGTAAGCAGACAACACCTAGCCCTGCAATAGAAAACTCCTTTTACGTAGTTGAAGTTTATGTGCTACATTGATCAGAGATGGTTAGAAAGCATATCCCAAATAGGCAATTAGCTAGATACATATTCGCTCCAATTCTTATCATTTCCACTAAATGCTTTCATGTTTACCTCAGGTGAGACAGCAAATTCCATCCAACCACCTGAAAAAAGTTGCAGCTCCCAAGAATATGGCAGATTGTGTGACAAGAAGGAATGTTTCTCATGCAACAGCATACGTGAAGCAAATTCCCAGATGGTCCGAGGAACAATTTTGGTGAGGATATGACTATCAAATGTACCTATTGTGAATTGGTGATATCAAAGTACATctcttgaaaaattatatagtaatTACTACTAATAATAGCagcaaaccccccccccccccccaaaaaaaatatatttaccaTACATATATCTAATAAAAAGGGTCGTACTTGTTACACAAAACTCTCACTTTTGTAGCATTTAGAAGGGGTGATCGGTAGGCAACCTTaccccaaatttttttagtaGAGGCCAGCTCCTGGACTTAAACCCACAGTCTATCACTTTTGGGCACTATTCATATATCTAAtaccaaataaaatcataagCTAACCAATATTTGAACAAATCATGAACAGATACCATGTCGAACAGCAATGAGGGGAAGCTTTCCACTCAATGGCACCTACTTTCAAGTTAACGAGGTCAAATCCCAATACCCAGATCATTCTGTTACTCTCTGCATTTTAAGCCATATGTCTCCATTTCAGGTGGTACAATTATTGGATATTATTTGTATGCAGGTATTTGCTGACCACGATTCAAGTCTCAACCCAATTGATGTTCCTAGAAATTGGATATGGAACCTGCGAAGGCGAACTGTGTACTTTGGAACCTCCATACCAACAATATTTAAAGGTAAAGATTGTATGCAGATGCTTTTGGTTATATAATAAAGGTCAACCAACGGCACTGAAAATATGTTTCTTGCCTACCAGGTTTAACAACACAAGAAATTCAACAATGCTTTTGGAAAGGTACACGTTAACTCTACCTTATTTAATGTCCAATTGCTTTAATTTGATTATATCTATTTGTCGCTATAATTACATGTACCTTTTCTAGAGTTTCGCACAAGCCTACTTCACTcagaattttttgtttccaaacgTCTTGCACTAAGGACACTAAAAGCAGTTGCATACCCCTCTATATGaatacttataaaataaataaatgaataaaatgaacTCCAATTTTGCTGCACTATTTGACTAGCATGTTACATGATATCAAAGTGCTTTTGTGATTGATGACTCAGAGAATCAAAGAGCTTGCATATGTATAAGTCAAAAGCGTAGGTCTCCTATATGTCCTCAGTATATATAAGGTGAAATGGGCACTCAAGTACTTCAGATGTTggccaagaaaaaaataaaaatgaaatccCTTCATTCATGCTATTAAACAGAGAGGATGAAAGCACATAGCCATCCTCAACTTCCCTgctctagaaaaaaaaaatactagacaTCTGAATTAGCAATATACTCTCCAAATGAACAAAGTGCAAGCTCAGTAGCACTAGCCAATACCACCTTACTATAACCTTCTATCTAGGCACAGTAATGTTTCCTACTGAGAAAGCATCTGCAAATGTGCCGAAAATTCTAACTAAACTTAGGCCCATAGGAAAGGCAACCTCTCTTAAGAGAGAAGTTTATCGAATTAGGTCAACGTGATAATTTTACCAGCAAAACTTATGATACTCAGTCGGCTCAAAAGTTACTGAAAATAATTGCAGGATTTGTTTGTGTGAGGGGATTTGACCAGAAATCAAGGGCACCTCGCCCTCTAATGGCAAGACTGCACTTCCCGGCTAGCAAGTTGACCAAGACAAAGGGTAAGACGGATGATTAGTAGATGGTGATAAGCTCAAATGGCTTGACACTAAATCCACAATGTGTAGACGAGTATTTAGCGGCGGAGCATGCAACAGTTCTGACTTGGTTCattggagaaaaaaaagtgaatttacGGCAGAATTGTATGATCTCACAGTGACGTGAGCCTGTAACATGTGATTTTCAATGTTGTAATTACTTAATGTCTTGCTCAAATCTTGAGCCATTCTTCTAGAATCAGCAAACATGACAAGAATGTCATATTGTACTTGATAGGTACTTTTTCTTGCGCAAAAACACAAGAGGCATGTGATATAGGTAACTAGAGCGCATTTGCGAGAGCACATGAGAATAGCATAACAGTTAGAGCAGCTATATCAAAATACCCCATGGCCCAGACCATCTCAGTGGCATCCACCTACATATACAAACATACAGACATTTGTATAATAAGCGTCTAGGCAAAGAAAAAGTGTATGTATAGATAAAATTggtttagtaaaataaaaataaacaaacaattcaACACTGTTACCCTTACACCCATCTAATCAAGTGGATATATCATGTAACAAATATGTGCAACATTTCTTAACAACAGATacaggcaaaaaaaaaaaaaaaaaaagatacaggcaaaattattttcacatgCATGTAAAGGAAGTGTTTGTATCCCCCTGCTATGCATGCGAAGGAAGTGTTTGTTGCATCTATCTTATCATGTGCCttcacatatattatttttctacatTTTAGTCTGAAGTTATACCCTCTGGTATGGATCTAGATCCGGTAATAGCTCAGACAATTGCACCGTGCAATAGTAATCAATTACGgagattgaaaatttaaaaattcactTTTAATCTTAGTCATTggatcataaaattttttaaccttccaaatttttcctttttacctttttttttaacttttacgTCTCTCAACAACACAACAATTAAACCCCAATGTTACATTattaattgacatgtcatttttactacttctactaatgttattttctATCTTCCTTCAATGATTGTTTGTTCTCTCAACTTAAATCAACTCAATCTTTTTTACTAAAGCATTACCAAACTATCTCAAGTGAAACTGGGACCACCCCTCTTTCAGTGCATTTCCGACCAAATTATACCAcatcaaataaaggagaaaGAGCCTGAATAGTTTTTCTGTATCTGGGCTTTCAATCATTCAAACCAGATGCTATAAACACAAGCAGATTTAAAGCAGATGATTGATCGGTTACAATTTTTAACATGATAAAAATTCATCATTCACGGACTAGTATGTTCTCCAGAAAAAAGAGCACTGGAAGCAGAAATTAACGGTGGTAAAGTTGGGATGTAAAGAAATAAAGAGTCTAAGATCGTGCCAACATCAGACCAACCAAAGACACCTCTCCGAAGCAACTCAAAGTAAGACATTAACTAGCGCTTCCATTTCAGAATACGCAATAACTGATTTGGCACATGAAGAATAGCTTGTAGACCCAAAAGCTTGAAGGTTCACAATGAAAAGAAAActgattgaaatttgaaacGTATAGGCATAGTCTCTCTGGTTCAAGATCATACCCTCTAAAGTCATAGAATTCTACTCAAACACATTTCAACCAAGCATATTTTTTAAACCCTTCAAAACATTGGTTTGCCGCACAAATTACCCACTAAAAGATGAATAAAAATCATCAGTGACTGGTGAATATTACTGTTGAAGATATAATAGCTCAAGAGGCCCAAACTCATTGTAGGACTATATATCCATGTGTTCATGAACTTGTGCAACAACAAAACTAATCTTAATCCTATTTATAATGTCAAGTGCTACAAACATAGGTTGGCATATGGTTAGCTACTACATAAATCTTACATTAAGGACATTGTAacatgaaaaattcaaatagcaaaaaatttagTCAGCAACATCTTTTCCCTGTGGACATAGTCCCGCAACCACATTAATTCTTGCTTCGATTCTCTGTTTTCTCTGTCACTCTCAATTTTTTGAACGacatttctaacatggtatcataGTCATGTTTCAACAACTTTAACAACTACGAAACAATCAGTCATTTAGGCTGTATTTCTGCCTTGTTACAGATGAACCCCAAAACTTTCCAGACATTCAACTTTCACCCCTTATATTTAGCTAAAGTTTtcaaatatatctatataattcCCCCAAACACCTCATACTTCTTATATTACATTCTTGCattagttaaaatttatatttgttattactTTGCCCCCTCATTCTTGAAATCCTAGTTCTAGACCCCGTTTGTAGTAAATGAAAAATCCTTATGGCGTGCTTGGATGGCAGAATTTGAGGACGTGAATTTGGATTTAGGTAATTCAAATCTAAATACTTTGTTTggatgcttaaaaaaaatttaaggatttTGATTTGACATATCCACTAAAGATTTTTAAACCTTCAAATTCGAAATTATCGCATTTCAAATATATTGATTTA
The sequence above is drawn from the Quercus robur chromosome 7, dhQueRobu3.1, whole genome shotgun sequence genome and encodes:
- the LOC126692047 gene encoding DNA glycosylase/AP lyase ROS1 isoform X1, translated to MWLSQISGIDSLSGEMDVKEGQDGLQIEGSWIPKTPVKPILPRTTTIYTDSQGNPLDQAIWLGSDTFSSNFTQASQASEIVACCNSSNCSQVHNCVNSSANKNIDSVGACCIEPLPRWNNLRFADLLALADAASAAAGNVAPPPPPPPQGNDSVATNSFLSVTNCQNGNYAADHSSASLFGNHDLQSKPWTNGHCMAEEPNYELCTPHRQSYDLNLPPRTMSDANSSKTNPQLAPITPEKDMRVPKKSVSDVQHLCANERMDEETEKQNEVAATRVDTNEVQPNKELSTPVTDSSLAAVSTPFKENDFPDKGSSQDIDLNKTPQQKPRRRKHRPKVITEGKPKRNRKPVTPKPAGSKENPTGKRKYVRRKGIEKPSTTPPAEVIGEFTDLKTPKRARKSCRRALNFDVEGQVQDESSTCKSYIDLDPDLPTQDFCSNEDESISTVQLSKGAVKHTEAGIAYDLARSMNQMLKDYISLPERQAPSTTHPTKTDSSQAELNADSHKDNNTEGEGQLIAHDGKENTAKVILKTDNQISPKSPNDSNCSTSAIFSKGEQARQSKRRHSHAAEQADASTTNLAGAQFNILDAYNMMNWMHFPNIHKKKRTEKGQNSTTSSSSSCVTATKNVVRIAKCPLQDAEENPCSSKASQWVSGPQFDAGTVSLTDGGKDLQNSHPSFECILALIQTERSTRKRSRGPTRARNLTSLTNFPECITHPTKQPLVEGDGQTIEIPQNPHTCIEALVAEMSTTLARKKRTKKRNSVVGSASHQKLVLYNHNLPSFNLSGASHEVTWKQMFSIDAIVEQFKHLNINRESSDFSLLQHNAVVPYSMQNQEHNALVLYKRDGTVVPFEGWFDPIKKRRPRPKVDLDEETNRVWKLLLENINSQGIDGTDEEKAKWWEEERRVFRGRADSFIARMHLVQGDRRFSQWKGSVLDSVVGVFLTQNVSDHLSSSAFMSLAAHFPLKSTSNQKACYEEGLSFVVDEPELYILDPEDSIQWKPVCDQSSMTLHDPEHNEEKEVVNSNESPGGSTVAETACYTGGGRLAKTYSVSSQDSAFSSQNSPPVLTAENIGSGLERNSEADYLLNGSKPNSSDGLASIVELQQMAGSTLLDEFYSHVSGNAPSDENPMDACNESKGMNHDNQRQDIDKINDPQSSLGASMSLSSNYHLHLTSTSRVPEVECSEMFKEETQSSEISQNKDENSVSEQSAITVESSSQDTVQNKPTMNVPKAPRSSSKSGNSVQVYENVIIPSQSQVLGDPKTVESLAQGQNIEVQQSLPSLSGETQDVTAISEMNAATIKAKRRRAAKEKKENVNWDNLRKQVEANEIKRERTANTMDSLDWEAVRCADVNEIASTIKERGMNNMLAERIKDFLNRLVREHGSTDLEWLRDVPPDQAKEYLLSIRGLGLKSVECVRLLTLHHLAFPVDTNVGRIAVRLGWVPLQPLPESLQLHLLELYPVLESIQKYLWPRLCKLDQRTLYELHYQMITFGKVFCTKSKPNCNACPMRGECRHFASAFASARLALPGPEEKSIVTATENRPAENPTSNIDRLALPLPQECRQLEAKTGVSNCEPIIEEPATPEPECTQAENDIEDTINEDPNEIPIIKLNIEEFSQNLQNYMQNNMELQEGDVSKALVALTPEAASIPTTKLKNVSRLRTEHQVYELPDSHPLLNGLDKREPDDPCSYLLAIWTPGETANSIQPPEKSCSSQEYGRLCDKKECFSCNSIREANSQMVRGTILIPCRTAMRGSFPLNGTYFQVNEVFADHDSSLNPIDVPRNWIWNLRRRTVYFGTSIPTIFKGLTTQEIQQCFWKGFVCVRGFDQKSRAPRPLMARLHFPASKLTKTKGKTDD
- the LOC126692047 gene encoding DNA glycosylase/AP lyase ROS1 isoform X2 gives rise to the protein MDVKEGQDGLQIEGSWIPKTPVKPILPRTTTIYTDSQGNPLDQAIWLGSDTFSSNFTQASQASEIVACCNSSNCSQVHNCVNSSANKNIDSVGACCIEPLPRWNNLRFADLLALADAASAAAGNVAPPPPPPPQGNDSVATNSFLSVTNCQNGNYAADHSSASLFGNHDLQSKPWTNGHCMAEEPNYELCTPHRQSYDLNLPPRTMSDANSSKTNPQLAPITPEKDMRVPKKSVSDVQHLCANERMDEETEKQNEVAATRVDTNEVQPNKELSTPVTDSSLAAVSTPFKENDFPDKGSSQDIDLNKTPQQKPRRRKHRPKVITEGKPKRNRKPVTPKPAGSKENPTGKRKYVRRKGIEKPSTTPPAEVIGEFTDLKTPKRARKSCRRALNFDVEGQVQDESSTCKSYIDLDPDLPTQDFCSNEDESISTVQLSKGAVKHTEAGIAYDLARSMNQMLKDYISLPERQAPSTTHPTKTDSSQAELNADSHKDNNTEGEGQLIAHDGKENTAKVILKTDNQISPKSPNDSNCSTSAIFSKGEQARQSKRRHSHAAEQADASTTNLAGAQFNILDAYNMMNWMHFPNIHKKKRTEKGQNSTTSSSSSCVTATKNVVRIAKCPLQDAEENPCSSKASQWVSGPQFDAGTVSLTDGGKDLQNSHPSFECILALIQTERSTRKRSRGPTRARNLTSLTNFPECITHPTKQPLVEGDGQTIEIPQNPHTCIEALVAEMSTTLARKKRTKKRNSVVGSASHQKLVLYNHNLPSFNLSGASHEVTWKQMFSIDAIVEQFKHLNINRESSDFSLLQHNAVVPYSMQNQEHNALVLYKRDGTVVPFEGWFDPIKKRRPRPKVDLDEETNRVWKLLLENINSQGIDGTDEEKAKWWEEERRVFRGRADSFIARMHLVQGDRRFSQWKGSVLDSVVGVFLTQNVSDHLSSSAFMSLAAHFPLKSTSNQKACYEEGLSFVVDEPELYILDPEDSIQWKPVCDQSSMTLHDPEHNEEKEVVNSNESPGGSTVAETACYTGGGRLAKTYSVSSQDSAFSSQNSPPVLTAENIGSGLERNSEADYLLNGSKPNSSDGLASIVELQQMAGSTLLDEFYSHVSGNAPSDENPMDACNESKGMNHDNQRQDIDKINDPQSSLGASMSLSSNYHLHLTSTSRVPEVECSEMFKEETQSSEISQNKDENSVSEQSAITVESSSQDTVQNKPTMNVPKAPRSSSKSGNSVQVYENVIIPSQSQVLGDPKTVESLAQGQNIEVQQSLPSLSGETQDVTAISEMNAATIKAKRRRAAKEKKENVNWDNLRKQVEANEIKRERTANTMDSLDWEAVRCADVNEIASTIKERGMNNMLAERIKDFLNRLVREHGSTDLEWLRDVPPDQAKEYLLSIRGLGLKSVECVRLLTLHHLAFPVDTNVGRIAVRLGWVPLQPLPESLQLHLLELYPVLESIQKYLWPRLCKLDQRTLYELHYQMITFGKVFCTKSKPNCNACPMRGECRHFASAFASARLALPGPEEKSIVTATENRPAENPTSNIDRLALPLPQECRQLEAKTGVSNCEPIIEEPATPEPECTQAENDIEDTINEDPNEIPIIKLNIEEFSQNLQNYMQNNMELQEGDVSKALVALTPEAASIPTTKLKNVSRLRTEHQVYELPDSHPLLNGLDKREPDDPCSYLLAIWTPGETANSIQPPEKSCSSQEYGRLCDKKECFSCNSIREANSQMVRGTILIPCRTAMRGSFPLNGTYFQVNEVFADHDSSLNPIDVPRNWIWNLRRRTVYFGTSIPTIFKGLTTQEIQQCFWKGFVCVRGFDQKSRAPRPLMARLHFPASKLTKTKGKTDD